In Edaphobacter aggregans, the sequence CAACCCCCTCCTCCAACGCCAGTTCGTCACCGGGGATCAGTCCATGTTCGCCCGCATCCTCCTCAAAAAGGGCTGCATCGTCCCCCGTCACTCCCACCCCAACGAGCAGATCACCTTTATCATCGAAGGCGCCCTCCGCTTCGACTTCGACGATGGCACCTCCCACACAGTCCACGCTGGCGAAGTGCTCGTCATCCCTGCCGACGTCCCCCACTCCGCCACCGCTATCGTCGATTGCGTCGACTTCGACGTCTTCACCCCACCCCGCCAGGACTGGATCAACAAAGACGACGCCTACCTCCGCTAAAACAACCACTCCTCTAAATGAGCAGCGTTGAAAGTTGAAGTATTGTCATTCTGAGCGCAGCGAAGAACCCCCGCATTTTGCTCGCTGCGCCACAGCATCCCAGATCGTCACAAATCCGGTTGCCCGATCTTCGCGACGGCTTCATCGTCGCTAAGATCGGGCATTCGTGCAAAGCACGAACCGCCTACCCCCGCCCCAGCATCTCCCCCACGATCCCTTCCCACTCCACCCTCAAATCCCCACGAGCCACCTCCCGTCCAGCCTGCCGATACCAATAAGCCGCATTCCCCAAATCCCCCTCCTTGCGATGCAGATACGCATGCACCCACGCTCCATCCGCACCCGAAACATCCTGCGCAACCTCATGCGCTCGTTCCCAATCCCCCTTCGCATCCCACCAAAGCGCCAACAAAGCACCCTCAAACTTCCCGGCCGCCGCCTTCTCAAACTCCATCACAGTCATCAGTCATCCTCCTTATTACGCAGCGGCCATATACCCTCGCTCCCGCATCCACTTCGCTACCAAATCCGGCCATACGCTCAATTGAGGATTCGCCGCCGCCAACCCCACCCCATGCGCCCCATGCTGAAAGATATGCATCTCCGCCGAAACCCCAGCCTTCACCATCCCCTCATAAAACATCACGCTATTCATCACCGGAACCGTCTGATCATCCGTCGTCGAAAACAAAAACGTAGGAGGCGTGTCCGTCGTCACCCGAGTCTCAGCCGACAGCGACCGCACCAGTGCCGGATCAGGATCATCCCCTAACAAATTCTTCAGCGAACCATGATGCACATACGGCTCCATCATCGTAATCACCGGATAAGCCAGCACCAGAAAGTCCGGCCGACTCCCCTGCCGCTCCACCACATCCGCTGAATCCGCCTTTCCCCAATCGAACTGCGTCCCCGCCGTAGCCGTCAGATGCCCGCCCGCAGAGAATCCCCACATCCCCACATGGTCCGCCGCAATCCCATACTCCGCCGCATGAGCCCGCACCATCCGGATGGCCCGCTGCGCATCCCACATCTCCACCGGATGGTGGTACTTCGGCCCCAGCCGATACTTCAACACAAACGCCGCCACCCCTCGAGCATTCAACCACTCCGCAAACGCGTACCCTTCCTTCT encodes:
- a CDS encoding cupin domain-containing protein, whose amino-acid sequence is MSAPTLYSWSDVETEQLNPLLQRQFVTGDQSMFARILLKKGCIVPRHSHPNEQITFIIEGALRFDFDDGTSHTVHAGEVLVIPADVPHSATAIVDCVDFDVFTPPRQDWINKDDAYLR
- a CDS encoding alpha/beta hydrolase yields the protein MRMWIACGLVMAVLGVGVVRGQEVVGTAPAPAGKPVVLLWPAGAPGALGDADEDKPTLTVFLPAGVNATKTGVVVAPGGGYQHLAMEKEGYAFAEWLNARGVAAFVLKYRLGPKYHHPVEMWDAQRAIRMVRAHAAEYGIAADHVGMWGFSAGGHLTATAGTQFDWGKADSADVVERQGSRPDFLVLAYPVITMMEPYVHHGSLKNLLGDDPDPALVRSLSAETRVTTDTPPTFLFSTTDDQTVPVMNSVMFYEGMVKAGVSAEMHIFQHGAHGVGLAAANPQLSVWPDLVAKWMRERGYMAAA